In Pseudokineococcus lusitanus, one genomic interval encodes:
- a CDS encoding serine hydrolase, with protein MRPLPALPAALAAAAVVAPLLLGPVGPAAASTTAPTDGPTSTATSAPAPTPVPGAGRLDVAALQEVVDEAADDDVRLSVGVQSLGGATLTDGPVVLGSTESYSSASLIKVALVVAVLRAVDRGDLALDDTVEVTNSDDVPGTGVLAGYSSPYEATIGELCGLAITVSDNTASNVLAEEVGLEEVDRLVEDLGLEPTHMGRLFFSDGPKDESNDLDAASTLELLRAVHDDDVLAPASRGRLLGWMRQQELDTKIAEEVEDDVQTATKTGDTSRVSHAGGYLLDPGRETALVVLTETEDGRSPTAAADPYIQDVAALVAEQVLAAPEAPEPTTAPAPTTTPEQVVAEEVRQTLGGDDAAAAEDDGLPAAVTGALTVVGLLALVVVALRARVLLRQRARRR; from the coding sequence GTGCGTCCGCTCCCCGCCCTGCCCGCCGCCCTCGCCGCCGCCGCCGTCGTCGCCCCGCTGCTCCTCGGGCCGGTCGGACCGGCCGCCGCGTCGACGACGGCCCCGACGGACGGGCCGACGAGCACGGCGACCTCCGCGCCCGCGCCGACGCCGGTCCCCGGCGCCGGCCGGCTCGACGTGGCCGCGCTGCAGGAGGTCGTCGACGAGGCGGCCGACGACGACGTCCGCCTCTCCGTCGGCGTGCAGTCGCTCGGCGGCGCGACGCTCACCGACGGCCCGGTCGTGCTCGGCTCCACCGAGTCCTACTCCTCCGCGAGCCTCATCAAGGTGGCGCTCGTCGTCGCGGTGCTGCGCGCCGTCGACCGCGGCGACCTCGCCCTCGACGACACGGTCGAGGTGACGAACTCCGACGACGTGCCCGGCACCGGCGTCCTCGCCGGGTACTCCTCGCCGTACGAGGCGACGATCGGCGAGCTCTGCGGGCTCGCCATCACCGTCAGCGACAACACGGCGAGCAACGTCCTTGCCGAGGAGGTGGGGCTCGAGGAGGTCGACCGCCTCGTCGAGGACCTCGGCCTCGAGCCGACCCACATGGGCCGTCTCTTCTTCTCCGACGGGCCCAAGGACGAGAGCAACGACCTCGACGCGGCCAGCACGCTCGAGCTGCTCCGCGCCGTCCACGACGACGACGTCCTGGCGCCCGCCTCGCGCGGGCGCCTGCTCGGGTGGATGCGTCAGCAGGAGCTCGACACGAAGATCGCCGAGGAGGTCGAGGACGACGTCCAGACGGCGACGAAGACGGGCGACACCTCGCGCGTGAGCCACGCCGGCGGCTACCTGCTCGACCCGGGCCGCGAGACGGCGCTCGTCGTCCTCACCGAGACGGAGGACGGCCGCTCCCCCACGGCGGCGGCCGACCCCTACATCCAGGACGTGGCCGCCCTCGTCGCCGAGCAGGTCCTCGCCGCGCCCGAGGCGCCGGAGCCGACGACGGCGCCGGCGCCCACGACGACGCCGGAGCAGGTCGTCGCCGAGGAGGTCCGCCAGACCCTCGGCGGGGACGACGCCGCGGCCGCGGAGGACGACGGCCTCCCCGCCGCCGTCACCGGCGCCCTCACGGTCGTGGGGCTGCTCGCCCTCGTCGTCGTCGCGCTGCGGGCGCGCGTGCTCCTGAGGCAGCGGGCGCGCCGCCGCTGA
- a CDS encoding App1 family protein: MRDLDRLTPQDAPRGVAAAYRAQTALRDAVAAVALRVGWRPAALVHPGYAVPAADGRTAARVLGRVKAAPPGRGPVQRVGLPGWRRFLTVDLPDAPVAVDLPGAPDGGTTVRTDASGLLDEVVPLDLPPDAPRRLPVELRLPGRSPARGVVHAVPAGARTGVVCDVDDTVWITGLRQPLLAAWRTVSGSSASRHPVPGVAALLRALAGTAGDVPVVYLSNGSWKLGGPVVRFLARRGFPAGPLLMTDWGVTPERWFRDGQAHKRKALERLARELPDVRWVLVGDDGEHDPAVYRAFARDHPGAVAAVAIRQVERGARATVDAEGDVPVVAAPDGHRLLALLREHGRVPVGR; the protein is encoded by the coding sequence ATGAGGGACCTCGACCGGCTGACCCCGCAGGACGCCCCCCGCGGCGTCGCCGCCGCCTACCGCGCGCAGACGGCCCTGCGCGACGCCGTCGCCGCGGTGGCGCTCCGCGTCGGCTGGCGGCCCGCCGCGCTCGTCCACCCCGGCTACGCCGTGCCCGCGGCGGACGGGCGGACGGCGGCTCGCGTCCTCGGCCGCGTCAAGGCCGCACCCCCGGGCCGCGGCCCCGTCCAGCGGGTGGGGCTGCCGGGCTGGCGGCGCTTCCTCACCGTCGACCTGCCGGACGCCCCGGTCGCCGTCGACCTCCCGGGGGCGCCCGACGGCGGCACGACCGTCCGCACCGACGCCTCGGGGCTGCTCGACGAGGTCGTCCCCCTCGACCTGCCGCCCGACGCGCCGCGCCGCCTGCCCGTGGAGCTGCGGCTGCCGGGCCGCTCGCCCGCCCGCGGCGTCGTCCACGCCGTGCCGGCGGGCGCACGGACCGGCGTCGTGTGCGACGTCGACGACACCGTCTGGATCACCGGGCTGCGGCAGCCGCTGCTCGCCGCCTGGCGCACCGTCTCGGGCTCGAGCGCGAGCCGGCACCCCGTGCCCGGGGTCGCCGCCCTGCTGCGCGCGCTGGCCGGCACGGCCGGCGACGTCCCCGTCGTCTACCTGTCCAACGGGTCGTGGAAGCTGGGCGGCCCGGTGGTCCGGTTCCTGGCCCGCCGGGGCTTCCCCGCCGGGCCGCTCCTCATGACGGACTGGGGCGTCACGCCGGAGCGGTGGTTCCGCGACGGGCAGGCGCACAAGCGGAAGGCCCTCGAGCGGCTGGCGCGGGAGCTGCCCGACGTGCGCTGGGTGCTCGTCGGCGACGACGGCGAGCACGACCCCGCGGTCTACCGGGCCTTCGCCCGGGACCACCCCGGCGCCGTCGCCGCCGTCGCGATCCGCCAGGTCGAGCGCGGGGCGCGGGCCACCGTCGACGCCGAGGGCGACGTGCCCGTCGTCGCGGCGCCCGACGGCCACCGCCTCCTCGCGCTGCTGCGCGAGCACGGGCGGGTGCCGGTCGGCCGCTGA
- a CDS encoding endonuclease/exonuclease/phosphatase family protein, giving the protein MTSSAPRPPVRRRAVTAVLAAAALLAGGAPAASAATTPEPRRSASMLTMNLCLSGVAGCFGRTQYPAVVAEAVARVEEHAPDAVTLTEACSGDAEDVAAATGYDLAFSVVVYGGAPLPCRSPEGRGVFGLAVLTREAQVRVEEAPYAAQSGAEERRWACATTVDDLTACVTHLSTAGTPAARAANEAQCGELADVVAAQGTRRAVLVAGDVNRLAPCTPPGTWARTDAAAAQAPGIQHVYGTRAALAAGPAVVLPMTYTDHDGLLVGARRRG; this is encoded by the coding sequence ATGACCTCCTCCGCACCCCGCCCGCCGGTCCGTCGTCGTGCCGTGACGGCGGTCCTCGCCGCCGCGGCCCTCCTCGCGGGGGGCGCCCCGGCGGCGTCGGCGGCGACGACGCCGGAGCCCCGCCGCTCGGCCTCGATGCTCACGATGAACCTCTGCCTCTCCGGCGTCGCCGGCTGCTTCGGCCGCACGCAGTACCCCGCCGTCGTCGCCGAGGCGGTGGCGCGCGTCGAGGAGCACGCGCCGGACGCCGTCACGCTCACCGAGGCCTGCAGCGGCGACGCCGAGGACGTGGCCGCGGCGACGGGCTACGACCTCGCCTTCTCCGTCGTCGTCTACGGCGGGGCGCCGCTGCCGTGCCGCTCGCCGGAGGGCCGCGGGGTCTTCGGGCTCGCCGTCCTGACGCGCGAGGCGCAGGTGCGCGTCGAGGAGGCGCCCTACGCGGCGCAGTCCGGGGCCGAGGAGCGGCGCTGGGCCTGCGCGACGACGGTCGACGACCTCACCGCGTGCGTCACCCACCTCTCCACGGCGGGGACGCCCGCGGCGCGCGCCGCGAACGAGGCGCAGTGCGGCGAGCTGGCCGACGTCGTCGCCGCGCAGGGAACCCGCCGCGCCGTCCTCGTGGCGGGCGACGTCAACCGGCTCGCGCCCTGCACGCCGCCGGGCACGTGGGCCCGCACGGACGCCGCCGCGGCCCAGGCGCCGGGCATCCAGCACGTCTACGGGACACGGGCCGCGCTCGCCGCCGGCCCGGCCGTCGTCCTGCCGATGACGTACACCGACCACGACGGGCTGCTCGTCGGGGCGCGCCGCCGGGGCTGA
- a CDS encoding sensor domain-containing diguanylate cyclase, with the protein MTRPARPLDDDARVAALDRLGLLEEAPAADLEAVTRLARFITGAPTAYVTVVGEHRLDVVAGADGPVSMDRDDTPCAHVVAEDLTIHTPDARDDARLADGPLVDGREDTVRMYVGVPVHDPDGLAVGTVCALDQVARRLTDDQLAALHDLAGQVEQLLVLRAQRRRLLEVLAEVDHHATYDTLTGLVNRRVLLDRLDRALARPGASAGPALFFCDLDGFKAVNDTLGHETGDEVLRTVARRLQALVRSGDTVARLGGDEFVVLCEQLPPEELDGLAARLATAADPLVDDVEGLVLGLSVGAVAAGPGDDASDVLCAADQRMYATKAVRRAARATASVGGPVGDLVGSSR; encoded by the coding sequence GTGACCCGTCCCGCCCGCCCGCTCGACGACGACGCCCGCGTGGCCGCGCTGGACCGCCTCGGCCTGCTCGAGGAGGCGCCCGCCGCCGACCTCGAGGCCGTGACGCGGCTCGCGCGCTTCATCACCGGCGCGCCCACCGCCTACGTCACCGTCGTCGGCGAGCACCGGCTCGACGTCGTCGCCGGCGCGGACGGCCCGGTGAGCATGGACCGCGACGACACGCCGTGCGCGCACGTCGTCGCCGAGGACCTGACGATCCACACGCCCGACGCCCGGGACGACGCCCGGCTCGCCGACGGACCGCTCGTCGACGGCCGCGAGGACACGGTGCGCATGTACGTGGGCGTGCCCGTGCACGACCCGGACGGCCTCGCCGTCGGGACCGTCTGCGCGCTCGACCAGGTCGCGCGCCGTCTCACCGACGACCAGCTGGCCGCGCTCCACGACCTCGCCGGCCAGGTCGAGCAGCTGCTCGTCCTCCGCGCCCAGCGGCGACGCCTGCTCGAGGTCCTCGCCGAGGTCGACCACCACGCCACCTACGACACCCTCACCGGGCTCGTGAACCGGCGCGTCCTCCTCGACCGCCTCGACCGGGCGCTCGCGCGGCCGGGCGCGAGCGCCGGGCCCGCCCTCTTCTTCTGCGACCTCGACGGCTTCAAGGCGGTCAACGACACCCTCGGCCACGAGACCGGCGACGAGGTCCTGCGCACGGTCGCGCGGCGGCTGCAGGCCCTCGTGCGCTCCGGCGACACCGTCGCGCGCCTCGGGGGCGACGAGTTCGTCGTCCTCTGCGAGCAGCTGCCCCCCGAGGAGCTCGACGGCCTCGCCGCCCGGCTCGCGACGGCGGCGGACCCCCTCGTCGACGACGTCGAGGGGCTCGTCCTGGGGCTGTCCGTCGGCGCCGTCGCGGCCGGCCCGGGCGACGACGCCTCCGACGTCCTCTGCGCCGCCGACCAGCGCATGTACGCGACGAAGGCCGTCCGCCGTGCCGCCCGCGCCACGGCCTCGGTCGGCGGCCCGGTCGGCGACCTGGTCGGCAGCAGCCGCTGA
- a CDS encoding acetylxylan esterase, with protein MHTDLSEPQLWEHRSTLADPDGVDEFWARTLAEARAVGGPLRAEPVTTDLRTLEVHDVTFPGFGGEPVRAWLRRPVAALRGDAPLPVVVEYVGYGGGRGEPEERLLWASAGFAHLLVDTRGQGSGWSRGDTPDSGPAGPQVPGVMTRGVTSPETSYYRRFLTDAARAVDAARALPSVGVDVDPSRVAVMGTSQGGAAALAAGALVPDVAAVVAQVPFLCDVPRALAITDADPFHEVTRYLARHRSHVDAVLRTLAHVDGVVMARRGRAPARFSAALMDAICPPSTVFGAFHAYAGPKEIVVWPYNGHEGGETEDERGALAFLRHHLRHP; from the coding sequence GTGCACACCGACCTGAGCGAGCCGCAGCTGTGGGAGCACCGCAGCACGCTGGCCGACCCCGACGGCGTCGACGAGTTCTGGGCGCGGACCCTCGCCGAGGCCCGCGCCGTCGGCGGGCCGCTGCGCGCCGAGCCGGTGACGACCGACCTGCGGACGCTCGAGGTCCACGACGTGACCTTCCCCGGCTTCGGGGGCGAGCCGGTCCGGGCGTGGCTGCGGCGACCCGTCGCCGCGCTGCGCGGGGACGCCCCGCTGCCTGTCGTCGTCGAGTACGTCGGCTACGGCGGCGGCCGCGGCGAGCCCGAGGAGCGGCTCCTGTGGGCGTCGGCCGGCTTCGCGCACCTGCTCGTGGACACCCGCGGCCAGGGCTCCGGCTGGAGCCGCGGTGACACCCCCGACAGCGGGCCCGCCGGGCCGCAGGTGCCGGGCGTCATGACGCGCGGCGTCACGTCGCCCGAGACGTCGTACTACCGGCGCTTCCTCACCGACGCCGCCCGCGCCGTCGACGCCGCCCGGGCGCTGCCGTCCGTCGGCGTCGACGTCGACCCGTCGCGCGTCGCCGTGATGGGGACCAGCCAGGGCGGGGCGGCGGCGCTCGCGGCGGGGGCGCTCGTGCCCGACGTCGCGGCCGTCGTCGCGCAGGTGCCCTTCCTCTGCGACGTCCCGCGGGCGCTCGCGATCACCGACGCGGACCCCTTCCACGAGGTCACGCGGTACCTGGCCCGCCACCGCTCCCACGTCGACGCGGTGCTGCGCACGCTGGCCCACGTGGACGGCGTCGTCATGGCCCGCCGCGGCCGCGCGCCGGCCCGCTTCTCGGCGGCGCTCATGGACGCGATCTGCCCGCCCTCGACCGTCTTCGGCGCCTTCCACGCCTACGCGGGGCCGAAGGAGATCGTCGTGTGGCCCTACAACGGCCACGAGGGCGGCGAGACGGAGGACGAGCGCGGGGCGCTCGCCTTCCTGCGCCACCACCTGCGCCACCCCTGA
- a CDS encoding CE1759 family FMN reductase, with protein sequence MATRTLAVLSAGLGQPSSTRLLADRLSAAAARLLEARGLSTTVEVVEVRDVARDLADHLVAGATTPALRRALETVQGADALVAVSPVFAASYSGLFKTFVDVVDRDSLRGVPVLLGATAGTQRHSLVVDHALRPLFSHLGALVVPTGVFAAPEDWAGGGGDPLAARADRAGAELADLVAARAPRRTVDPYDAAPDFAALLAGGR encoded by the coding sequence ATGGCGACGCGCACCCTCGCGGTCCTGTCGGCCGGGCTGGGGCAGCCGTCGTCGACCCGCCTGCTGGCGGACCGGCTGTCGGCCGCGGCCGCGCGGCTCCTCGAGGCCCGGGGCCTCTCGACGACGGTCGAGGTGGTCGAGGTCCGGGACGTCGCCCGTGACCTCGCCGACCACCTCGTCGCCGGCGCGACGACGCCCGCCCTGCGCCGGGCGCTCGAGACGGTGCAGGGCGCCGACGCGCTCGTCGCCGTCTCGCCGGTCTTCGCGGCGTCGTACAGCGGCCTCTTCAAGACCTTCGTCGACGTCGTCGACCGGGACTCGCTGCGCGGGGTGCCGGTGCTCCTCGGCGCCACGGCGGGGACGCAGCGGCACTCGCTCGTCGTCGACCACGCCCTGCGCCCGCTGTTCTCCCACCTCGGCGCGCTCGTCGTGCCGACCGGCGTCTTCGCGGCGCCGGAGGACTGGGCCGGCGGCGGCGGGGACCCGCTGGCGGCGCGGGCCGACCGCGCGGGCGCCGAGCTGGCCGACCTCGTGGCGGCGCGGGCCCCGCGCCGGACGGTCGACCCCTACGACGCGGCGCCCGACTTCGCGGCGCTGCTCGCCGGGGGCCGCTGA
- a CDS encoding LLM class flavin-dependent oxidoreductase, producing MQFGVFTVGDVTADPTTGRTPTEHERITAMVAIAKKAEEVGFDVFATGEHHNEPFVPSSPTTMLGFVAAQTERLLLSTSTTLITTNDPVKIAEDYAMLQHLAEGRVDLMMGRGNTGPVYPWFGKDIRDGIALAVENYALLRRLWTEHTVDWEGRFRTPLQSFTSTPRPLDDVPPFVWHGSIRSPEIAEQAAYYGDGFFANHIFWPKEHFVRLVDFYRRRYEHYGHGSADQAVVGLGGQVFVRKNSQDAVREFRPYFDNAPVYGHGPSLEEFTEGTPLTVGSPQEVIDKTLTFREHFGDYQRQLFLIDHAGLPLPVVLEQMELLGSEVLPTLRRELDAMRPAHVPEAPTHASRVAAARARAAGASTTTDATAGAVA from the coding sequence ATGCAGTTCGGGGTCTTCACGGTCGGCGACGTCACGGCCGACCCGACGACGGGGCGCACGCCCACGGAGCACGAGCGCATCACGGCCATGGTCGCCATCGCGAAGAAGGCCGAGGAGGTGGGCTTCGACGTCTTCGCGACGGGGGAGCACCACAACGAGCCCTTCGTGCCCAGCTCGCCGACGACGATGCTCGGGTTCGTCGCGGCGCAGACGGAGCGGCTGCTGCTCTCGACGTCGACGACGCTCATCACGACGAACGACCCGGTGAAGATCGCCGAGGACTACGCGATGCTGCAGCACCTCGCCGAGGGCCGGGTGGACCTCATGATGGGCCGCGGGAACACCGGCCCGGTCTACCCCTGGTTCGGCAAGGACATCCGCGACGGCATCGCGCTGGCCGTGGAGAACTACGCGCTGCTGCGCCGGCTGTGGACCGAGCACACGGTCGACTGGGAGGGCCGCTTCCGGACGCCCCTGCAGTCCTTCACCTCGACGCCGCGCCCGCTCGACGACGTCCCGCCCTTCGTGTGGCACGGCTCCATCCGCAGCCCCGAGATCGCGGAGCAGGCGGCGTACTACGGCGACGGCTTCTTCGCGAACCACATCTTCTGGCCGAAGGAGCACTTCGTCCGGCTGGTCGACTTCTACCGGCGCCGCTACGAGCACTACGGCCACGGGAGCGCGGACCAGGCGGTCGTCGGTCTCGGCGGGCAGGTGTTCGTCCGCAAGAACAGCCAGGACGCCGTCCGCGAGTTCCGGCCGTACTTCGACAACGCCCCCGTCTACGGCCACGGGCCGTCGCTCGAGGAGTTCACCGAGGGCACCCCGCTCACCGTGGGCAGCCCGCAGGAGGTCATCGACAAGACGCTGACCTTCCGCGAGCACTTCGGCGACTACCAGCGCCAGCTGTTCCTCATCGACCACGCGGGGCTGCCCCTGCCGGTCGTGCTGGAGCAGATGGAGCTGCTCGGCTCCGAGGTCCTGCCGACGCTGCGCCGGGAGCTCGACGCGATGCGGCCGGCGCACGTGCCGGAGGCGCCGACCCACGCGAGCCGGGTGGCGGCGGCGCGGGCCCGCGCGGCCGGCGCGAGCACGACGACCGACGCGACCGCCGGGGCGGTGGCCTGA
- a CDS encoding amidase, whose product MDRAVAGAAMSAGAGRGDHLTSVPPEEVGDVPGTTPAEEQRRGLARRSFLARSAAVAAMSAGAAAVAAQPAAAAPASGLRVPRGAAPTAVEDPTTLTLVEAALAMAAGTLSAVELVQAHLERVERLEGTYRAHNALLVEEALVAARRADRRRRSNPYGGLPITLKDNLFTAGVPTTANSTIFADFVPPYDSTVGARLVAAGGVVVGKGQMGPLATTRATTPAGVVTTVNAWTPADPSVSPGGSSSGPATAVAGRLALASLGTQTGGSITAPANAQGLTGLKPTMGRTSIRGIIPLSFTRDHVGPLAKDALDAAVVLQAMAGPDDGDARTLGLPAVPDLVRAATPVTSGRRAALRRRTRVGVPPDFLAVTGDELAARQALLTTLRGVRGLTLVDVTYPEDWDLQSGTFNVVRLPERTEPFRPWLQQDLTLFGVSVLSWLQGLLMSGDEWVTGQRAKHHFLAEVLGDLLGRQCDVVLQTSPVPFDVVGLPEIAFPIGLGSPRPDGTTLPLGTILGGAPYEEDRLLEVVAAYQSVTDWHRRRPADPVVPAAGARSLTATAAPEVRLDAIAAAEQTQ is encoded by the coding sequence GTGGACCGAGCAGTGGCCGGTGCGGCGATGAGCGCCGGGGCGGGGCGCGGCGACCACCTCACCTCCGTGCCGCCGGAGGAGGTCGGCGACGTCCCCGGGACGACGCCGGCCGAGGAGCAGCGCCGCGGGCTGGCGCGACGCAGCTTCCTGGCCCGGTCGGCCGCCGTGGCGGCGATGAGCGCCGGGGCCGCGGCGGTGGCCGCCCAGCCCGCGGCGGCGGCCCCGGCGTCCGGCCTGCGGGTCCCGCGCGGCGCGGCCCCGACCGCCGTCGAGGACCCGACGACGCTGACGCTCGTCGAGGCGGCGCTGGCGATGGCCGCCGGGACGCTGTCCGCCGTCGAGCTCGTGCAGGCGCACCTCGAGCGCGTCGAGCGCCTCGAGGGCACCTACCGCGCCCACAACGCGCTCCTCGTCGAGGAGGCGCTCGTCGCGGCCCGCCGGGCGGACCGGCGGCGGCGCTCGAACCCCTACGGCGGGCTGCCGATCACCCTGAAGGACAACCTCTTCACCGCGGGCGTGCCCACGACGGCCAACTCGACGATCTTCGCCGACTTCGTCCCGCCGTACGACAGCACCGTCGGCGCCCGCCTCGTGGCGGCGGGCGGCGTCGTCGTCGGCAAGGGGCAGATGGGCCCGCTGGCGACGACGCGCGCCACGACCCCGGCCGGCGTCGTGACGACCGTCAACGCGTGGACGCCCGCGGACCCGTCGGTGAGCCCGGGCGGCTCGTCGAGCGGCCCCGCCACGGCCGTCGCCGGGCGGCTCGCGCTCGCGTCGCTCGGCACGCAGACGGGCGGGAGCATCACGGCCCCGGCGAATGCCCAGGGCCTCACGGGCCTCAAGCCGACGATGGGGCGGACGTCGATCCGCGGCATCATCCCGTTGTCCTTCACGCGCGACCACGTCGGCCCGCTGGCCAAGGACGCGCTCGACGCCGCCGTGGTGCTCCAGGCCATGGCGGGGCCGGACGACGGCGACGCCCGGACGCTCGGGCTGCCGGCCGTGCCCGACCTCGTGCGCGCCGCGACGCCGGTCACCTCGGGGCGACGGGCCGCGCTGCGGCGGCGGACGCGCGTCGGCGTGCCCCCGGACTTCCTCGCCGTCACGGGCGACGAGCTCGCCGCCCGGCAGGCGCTGCTGACGACGCTGCGGGGCGTCCGCGGGCTCACGCTCGTCGACGTCACGTACCCGGAGGACTGGGACCTGCAGTCCGGCACCTTCAACGTCGTCCGGCTGCCCGAGCGGACGGAGCCCTTCCGCCCGTGGCTCCAGCAGGACCTCACGCTCTTCGGCGTCTCGGTGCTCAGCTGGCTGCAGGGCCTCCTGATGTCCGGCGACGAGTGGGTCACCGGGCAGCGCGCCAAGCACCACTTCCTCGCGGAGGTGCTCGGCGACCTGCTGGGCCGGCAGTGCGACGTCGTGCTCCAGACGAGCCCCGTGCCGTTCGACGTCGTCGGCCTGCCGGAGATCGCCTTCCCCATCGGCCTCGGCAGCCCGCGCCCGGACGGCACGACGCTGCCGCTGGGCACGATCCTCGGCGGTGCGCCGTACGAGGAGGACCGCCTGCTCGAGGTCGTGGCCGCCTACCAGTCGGTGACCGACTGGCACCGGCGGCGGCCCGCGGACCCGGTGGTGCCCGCGGCGGGGGCGCGCTCGCTCACGGCGACCGCCGCGCCCGAGGTGCGTCTCGACGCCATCGCGGCGGCGGAGCAGACGCAGTAG
- a CDS encoding aldo/keto reductase, protein MRNLGRSGLRVSAVGLGCNNFGGRLDQAATTAVVDACLEHGITFFDTADIYGGRGASEEALGVALEGRRDEVVLATKFGMDMQGAYGDDFGARGSRRYLRRAVEGSLRRLRTDHVDLLQYHRPDGVTPLEETLTAMHELVVEGKVRYLGTSNLPAWQVADAAWVARTEHLTPFVSEQSEYSLLRRGAEAELLPACAAHGVGFLPYFPLASGLLTGKYRRGEQAPEGSRLAGDAGPSWLTDEAYDVAEAVAGFAADRGRSSLDVAFAALLARPEVSSVIAGATRPEQVAANAAAGAWSMTPEDRAALDQVLPG, encoded by the coding sequence ATGCGGAACCTCGGGCGCAGCGGGCTGCGCGTGTCGGCGGTCGGGCTCGGCTGCAACAACTTCGGCGGCCGGCTCGACCAGGCCGCGACGACGGCGGTGGTCGACGCGTGCCTCGAGCACGGCATCACCTTCTTCGACACGGCCGACATCTACGGCGGGCGGGGCGCCTCCGAGGAGGCCCTCGGCGTCGCGCTGGAGGGCCGGCGGGACGAGGTCGTCCTCGCGACGAAGTTCGGCATGGACATGCAGGGGGCCTACGGCGACGACTTCGGCGCCCGCGGCTCGCGGCGGTACCTGCGCCGGGCGGTCGAGGGGTCGCTGCGCCGGCTGCGCACCGACCACGTCGACCTCCTGCAGTACCACCGCCCCGACGGCGTCACCCCGCTCGAGGAGACGCTGACGGCGATGCACGAGCTCGTCGTCGAGGGGAAGGTGCGCTACCTCGGCACGTCGAACCTCCCGGCCTGGCAGGTGGCGGACGCCGCCTGGGTGGCGCGGACCGAGCACCTCACGCCCTTCGTCTCCGAGCAGTCGGAGTACTCCCTGCTGCGCCGCGGCGCGGAGGCGGAGCTCCTGCCGGCCTGCGCGGCCCACGGCGTCGGCTTCCTCCCGTACTTCCCCCTCGCCAGCGGCCTGCTGACGGGCAAGTACCGCCGCGGCGAGCAGGCTCCCGAGGGCTCGCGCCTGGCCGGTGACGCCGGTCCGTCGTGGCTGACCGACGAGGCGTACGACGTGGCCGAGGCCGTCGCCGGCTTCGCCGCCGACCGCGGCCGCTCGTCGCTCGACGTGGCGTTCGCGGCGCTGCTCGCCCGTCCCGAGGTGTCGTCCGTCATCGCGGGCGCGACGCGCCCGGAGCAGGTCGCGGCCAACGCCGCCGCCGGTGCGTGGTCGATGACGCCCGAGGACCGCGCCGCGCTCGACCAGGTGCTGCCGGGCTGA